A genome region from Crossiella equi includes the following:
- the typA gene encoding translational GTPase TypA, with protein sequence MPTAAPATVRTDLRNIAIVAHVDHGKTTLVDAMLRQSGAFAARAELVDRVMDSGELEREKGITILAKNTAVKRHTPDGVMTINVVDTPGHADFGGEVERGLSMVDGVVLLVDASEGPLPQTRFVLRKTLAAGLPVILVVNKVDRPDARISEVVEETHDLLLELASDLDAEGVEHLDMSAVLDLPVVFASARAGKASLEQPADGGLPDAENLDVLFDVLLKHVPPPTGDAEAPLRALVTNLDASAFLGRIALCRIHAGQIRKGEWVAWCREDGSTQKVKITELLITEALERVPAEVASAGELVAIAGIPDITIGDTLADLENPDPLPRITVDQPAISMTIGVNTSPMAGRNGGDKLTARLVKGRLDSELVGNVSIKVLPTERPDTWEVQGRGELALAILVEQMRREGYELTVGKPQVVTRTIDGQLCEPFERLSVDTPEEHLGAVTQLLANRKGRMENMTGHGTGRIKLDYVIPARGLIGFRTEFLTETRGAGIANHVFEGYFPWVGELRTRHTGSLVCDRTGQVTSYAMIQLADRGTFFVEPGAEAYEGMVVGENPRSEDLDVNVCREKKLTNMRSSTGDELERLARPRKLSLEEALEFCSSDECVEVGPNVVRVRKLVLDSTQRGRERSRAKARDNK encoded by the coding sequence GTGCCCACCGCCGCGCCTGCCACCGTCAGGACCGATCTTCGCAACATCGCCATCGTCGCTCACGTCGACCACGGCAAGACCACCCTCGTCGACGCCATGCTCCGGCAGTCGGGCGCCTTCGCGGCCCGCGCCGAGCTCGTCGACCGCGTCATGGACTCCGGTGAGCTCGAACGCGAGAAGGGCATCACCATCCTCGCGAAGAACACCGCCGTGAAGCGCCACACGCCCGACGGGGTGATGACCATCAACGTGGTCGACACCCCCGGCCACGCCGACTTCGGCGGTGAGGTCGAGCGCGGCCTGTCCATGGTCGACGGCGTCGTGCTGCTCGTGGACGCCAGCGAGGGGCCGCTGCCCCAGACCCGGTTCGTCCTCCGCAAGACCCTGGCCGCCGGTCTGCCGGTGATCCTCGTGGTCAACAAGGTCGACCGCCCCGACGCCCGGATCTCCGAGGTGGTCGAGGAGACCCACGACCTGCTCCTGGAGCTGGCCTCGGACCTGGACGCCGAGGGCGTCGAGCACCTGGACATGTCCGCCGTGCTCGACCTGCCGGTCGTCTTCGCCTCCGCCCGCGCGGGCAAGGCCAGCCTGGAGCAGCCCGCCGACGGCGGCCTGCCGGACGCGGAGAACCTGGACGTCCTCTTCGACGTGCTGCTCAAGCACGTGCCGCCGCCCACCGGCGACGCCGAGGCCCCGCTGCGCGCCCTGGTCACCAACCTGGACGCCTCCGCCTTCCTCGGCCGCATCGCGCTCTGCCGCATCCACGCGGGCCAGATCCGCAAGGGCGAGTGGGTGGCCTGGTGCCGCGAGGACGGCTCCACGCAGAAGGTCAAGATCACCGAGCTGCTGATCACCGAGGCGCTGGAGCGCGTGCCCGCCGAGGTCGCCTCCGCGGGCGAGCTGGTGGCCATCGCGGGCATCCCGGACATCACCATCGGCGACACCCTCGCCGACCTGGAGAACCCGGACCCGCTGCCCCGGATCACCGTGGACCAGCCCGCGATCTCCATGACCATCGGTGTGAACACCTCGCCGATGGCCGGTCGCAACGGCGGCGACAAGCTCACCGCCCGCCTGGTCAAGGGCCGCCTGGACTCCGAGCTGGTCGGCAACGTCTCCATCAAGGTGCTGCCCACCGAGCGCCCGGACACCTGGGAGGTGCAGGGCCGTGGCGAGCTGGCCCTGGCCATCCTGGTCGAGCAGATGCGCCGCGAGGGCTACGAGCTCACCGTCGGCAAGCCGCAGGTGGTCACCCGCACCATCGACGGCCAGCTGTGCGAGCCGTTCGAGCGCCTGTCCGTGGACACCCCGGAGGAGCACCTCGGCGCGGTCACCCAGCTGCTGGCCAACCGCAAGGGCCGCATGGAGAACATGACCGGCCACGGCACCGGCCGCATCAAGCTCGACTACGTGATCCCGGCGCGCGGCCTGATCGGCTTCCGCACCGAGTTCCTCACCGAGACCCGTGGCGCGGGCATCGCCAACCACGTGTTCGAGGGCTACTTCCCGTGGGTGGGCGAGCTGCGCACCCGCCACACCGGCTCGCTGGTGTGCGACCGCACCGGCCAGGTCACCAGCTACGCCATGATCCAGCTGGCCGACCGCGGCACCTTCTTCGTGGAGCCGGGCGCCGAGGCGTACGAGGGCATGGTCGTGGGCGAGAACCCGCGCTCGGAGGACCTCGACGTCAACGTCTGCCGCGAGAAGAAGCTCACCAACATGCGTTCCTCCACCGGTGACGAGCTGGAGCGCCTGGCACGCCCCCGCAAGCTGAGCCTGGAGGAGGCCCTGGAGTTCTGCTCCAGCGACGAGTGCGTCGAGGTGGGCCCGAACGTGGTCCGCGTGCGCAAGCTGGTGCTGGACTCCACCCAGCGCGGCCGCGAGCGCTCCCGCGCGAAGGCCCGCGACAACAAGTGA